ATTGCCGATCGGCCCGCGATTCTGGGTGGGCAGATAAGGACTTCACCTCCGATGGCACTGGTCAATGACGTCATGGCGCCCGACTTCGAGCTCCCCAACCAGTTCGGCGAGCGCATCCGACTCTCCGAATTCCGGGGACAGCGCCCGGTTGCACTCGTGTTCTACCCGCTTGCCTTCTCGAGCACCTGCACCTCGGAACTCTGCGAGCTACGCGACAATCTGGAGCTATTCAAGAACGCCGGCATCGAACTCATCGGCATCTCGGTCGACTCGAAAGCAACACTGCGCGCCTGGGCCGAGCAAGAAGGTTACGACTTCACACTCCTCGCCGACTTCTGGCCTCATGGCGACGTCGCCAAAGACTACGGAGTGTTCTTGGAGGACAAGGGGTTCGCCACTCGCGCCACCTTCCTTATCGACGTGAACGGTGTCATCCGGGCAAGCTTCATCACCGCCCCCGGAGAGGCTCGCCCGATGGCGAACTACCGCGAGGCCGTCCAGGAGCTCCTCGCCACCGCGTAGGACTCACGCGAGGATGTTGACGGCTCTCGAAATGACGAGGGCGAGTATGACGAAGCCGGTGAGAGCCTGCAAACCCATGAGAGCTTTTGCCCGGGTTGTGAGCGGCATCACATCGGTGGGGCTGAACGCCATCATGTTGGACAGCGAGAAGTACAGGTAGTCGAAGAAGACCGGCTTCCACGCGTCATTCGCGCGCTGTTGCTGCGGAAAAAGGAAATCCTGGGGTGATTCGTCGCCGACACCCTCGAAGCGCCTCGCCACCGGACCGCCGCCGTCGAACTCCCAGAACAGCACGCCGTAGGCGACCACGTTTGTCGCCCACACCGCGAGGACGGTCAGTAGGACATTCGGGCCATCGATGGACGCGTCCAAGAGCGCCGCGATCATGAGCACCACGTACACCTGGTTGACGAGCACGAGCCCGAAACCGAACCCGAGGCTCAACCACCGGGACCAGGTGGATTCCGTGCTGAATCGGCGCGGATTCTTGACCAAAAGCGGAACAAGCGCTGCGACGCCGAGCGAGGGGAGAACCCATCGCGGCAGGATCTGCACCTGATCGGGAAGCACGGCGTAAATAGTGAACGCCGCGAGGACGACGATGGCGACGGGCCAGCGATGCTCCGCCCGAACCTTGGCAGGTGCATCCATGCCCGAAGTGTATGCCGTAGCATGGGGCACGTCGGTCCGGCGTGCCGGACAGGGGCCTTTAGCTCAGTTGGTAGAGCGCCACGTTTACACCGTGGATGTCATCGGTTCGAGCCCGGTAGGGCCCACCATCACTCGGAGGACGCCGGATGTCGCGGACCGCCGTCATGGGCGCAGGCGCGCCGGCTCTGGTCCTCGCCTCGATCCTGTGGGGCACTACGGGCACGGCGGCGAGCTTTTTCCCCGACACCGTGTCCCCGCTCGCCATCGGTGCGAGCACGATGGGCGTCGGAGGTCTCCTCCTCTTCGTCACATCGGCACGGATGTCCGTCGCAGCGTTGCGTGACCGCGCGGTGCGCACATGGGTGCTCGTGGGCGCCATCGGTGTCGTCATCTACCCCCTCGCGTTTTACCTGTCGATGGATCTGGCGGGGATCGCGATCGGTAACGTCGTGTCGCTCGGTACCGGCCCCGTCTTTGCTGCCCTCCTCGAGTGGGTGTTCGAGCGCCAACGTCTCTCGCGGCGGTGGCTCGCATGCACCGTCATGGCGATCATTGGAGTGGTGCTCCTGGCTTTTGGCGGTCACGGTGCCGGACCCGCGCCATCGGAGAGTGTTGTGCCGGGCATCCTCTCGGGAATAGTGGCCGGGTTTGCATACGCCCTGTACACCTATGCGTCGAGTCGCGCGATTCGGGCCGGTGCTCCCTCGCGGGGCGCCATGGGGTCGATGTTCGGTGTCGGAGCACTCGTTCTTGTGCCGGTGCTCCTTGCCCTGGGTGCACCGCTTCTTCAGACGGGTTTGACGATCGGTATCGCCGCCTATCTAGCCCTCGGACCGATGTTTGTTGCCTACCTGCTCTTTGGCATCGGAATGCGCACCCTCTCGAGTTCGACGGCGACAACGATCACACTGCTTGAGCCGTTCGTTGCCACGATTCTGGCTGTGGTGGTCGTGGGGGAGCGGCTTGACCCTCTCGGATGGATCGGGTTGGCCCTCATTCTCGGCGCCATAACAT
This genomic window from Antiquaquibacter oligotrophicus contains:
- a CDS encoding peroxiredoxin, whose amino-acid sequence is MALVNDVMAPDFELPNQFGERIRLSEFRGQRPVALVFYPLAFSSTCTSELCELRDNLELFKNAGIELIGISVDSKATLRAWAEQEGYDFTLLADFWPHGDVAKDYGVFLEDKGFATRATFLIDVNGVIRASFITAPGEARPMANYREAVQELLATA
- a CDS encoding DMT family transporter; this translates as MSRTAVMGAGAPALVLASILWGTTGTAASFFPDTVSPLAIGASTMGVGGLLLFVTSARMSVAALRDRAVRTWVLVGAIGVVIYPLAFYLSMDLAGIAIGNVVSLGTGPVFAALLEWVFERQRLSRRWLACTVMAIIGVVLLAFGGHGAGPAPSESVVPGILSGIVAGFAYALYTYASSRAIRAGAPSRGAMGSMFGVGALVLVPVLLALGAPLLQTGLTIGIAAYLALGPMFVAYLLFGIGMRTLSSSTATTITLLEPFVATILAVVVVGERLDPLGWIGLALILGAITFLTTAGLPGRRQRPL